The Vibrio tubiashii ATCC 19109 genome has a segment encoding these proteins:
- a CDS encoding FGGY-family carbohydrate kinase — MSSYALGIDCGNTAVKAALFDQNGTEVAAVANNYPTHIPHPDHTEADLAECWQLCADAIRRVIAGAGIEASQIAALGCSGHGNGVYLLDEKRQPLLAIKSLDNRAEHEVSQLQASADYQALVRRNRQGVWSSQTAVLLHWLKCHQADAYQNIGQVLFCKDYLNFQLTGECATEWGDLTASGLFDFESDTVSEELLTFYGITDIKTKLPPIYNSQDVIGAVTAQAAEVTGLAIGTPVIAGMFDVVACAYGSEADSTGSTSVVAGTWNINQVVTDSLPPQEVFMACKMNERQYLAIESSTCSASNLEWLVQRFFTKKQQQAQEAGGSIFEEFNQQLNLLEINAEYPMFLPYLYGTTDKQPPMASLLGLKGWHQDIHVVYAFYEGIVFAHLEHISRLRQAGYPIDSIAISGGASRSDYWCQLFADVLNVEVDASTSDEVGARGVAMMALSSVCGDVKLSNTVESLTSRHFAPKPERVDFFAARFEKYKLLKGAIGAA, encoded by the coding sequence ATGAGCTCATACGCGCTAGGAATCGATTGTGGAAATACGGCGGTAAAAGCTGCGCTTTTTGATCAAAATGGCACAGAGGTAGCCGCAGTAGCAAACAATTATCCCACTCATATTCCCCATCCCGATCACACAGAAGCGGATTTAGCTGAGTGCTGGCAACTGTGCGCCGATGCAATACGTCGAGTCATTGCTGGGGCGGGTATAGAAGCTAGTCAAATTGCCGCTTTAGGTTGCAGTGGGCATGGTAACGGGGTTTATTTGCTTGATGAAAAACGTCAACCTCTGTTGGCAATCAAGTCACTTGATAATAGAGCAGAGCATGAGGTGAGCCAATTACAAGCGTCGGCCGATTATCAGGCGTTAGTGAGAAGAAACAGGCAAGGTGTTTGGTCTTCCCAAACTGCTGTTCTACTTCATTGGCTTAAATGCCACCAAGCCGACGCTTATCAGAACATTGGTCAGGTGCTGTTTTGTAAAGACTATCTTAACTTTCAATTAACAGGAGAATGCGCTACCGAATGGGGCGATCTTACGGCATCTGGTTTGTTTGATTTTGAAAGTGATACGGTTAGCGAAGAGCTACTAACATTCTACGGCATTACGGACATCAAAACTAAGTTGCCGCCTATCTATAACAGCCAAGATGTGATTGGCGCAGTAACGGCTCAAGCGGCTGAGGTAACCGGATTAGCGATCGGCACGCCAGTGATTGCAGGTATGTTTGATGTGGTGGCTTGTGCGTATGGCTCTGAAGCGGATAGTACGGGAAGTACGTCAGTTGTCGCAGGAACTTGGAACATCAATCAGGTGGTAACGGATTCACTTCCGCCACAAGAGGTTTTTATGGCGTGTAAGATGAATGAGCGACAATACCTTGCGATTGAATCGAGCACCTGTTCCGCGTCTAACCTTGAGTGGCTCGTGCAACGGTTTTTTACTAAGAAACAGCAACAAGCACAAGAGGCTGGTGGTTCGATCTTTGAAGAGTTTAATCAGCAGCTTAACCTGCTAGAAATCAACGCTGAATATCCCATGTTTTTGCCTTATCTTTATGGCACAACAGATAAACAGCCGCCGATGGCTAGTCTGTTGGGATTGAAAGGTTGGCATCAGGATATTCATGTTGTTTACGCCTTTTACGAGGGAATCGTTTTTGCTCATCTTGAACATATTTCTCGTTTGCGCCAAGCCGGTTACCCAATAGATTCTATTGCTATTAGTGGTGGGGCATCGAGAAGTGACTATTGGTGCCAGCTATTTGCTGATGTACTCAATGTTGAAGTCGATGCCAGTACATCTGATGAAGTCGGCGCTAGAGGTGTCGCTATGATGGCTCTTAGCAGCGTGTGCGGTGACGTAAAGCTAAGTAATACTGTTGAGTCACTAACAAGTCGTCACTTTGCTCCAAAGCCAGAACGAGTGGACTTTTTTGCCGCGCGTTTTGAAAAATACAAATTATTAAAAGGCGCGATTGGTGCGGCTTAG
- a CDS encoding iron-containing alcohol dehydrogenase has translation MSQAIVLPKLLQIGQGALNTVGEIAIQLGCRRVMIVSDPVMQSLGKVERLQKIIHDAGVETETFTDTIPEPTEASILPAVTQAIDGHYDGVVALGGGSVIDSAKAIALLAKSQGRIRDYSVPNVVTMPIMPLIAIPTTAGTGSEVTKVTIITDESNDEKLLCMGPGLIPAAAVIDFELTMTAPARITADTGIDALTHAIEAYVSGKAGLFTDQQALNAMKLIAPNLREAVNNPANQQAKEQMMLGATLAGIAFSNASVALVHGMSRPIGAHFHVPHGMSNAMLLPTVTEYSIPAAKVRYAECARAMELADTAISDDQAVERLLKELKQLNVDLGVPSMAEFGIDHQTYLNCLETMAEQALASGSPNNNPRVPDKTAMIALYKAAW, from the coding sequence ATGAGTCAAGCAATTGTTTTACCAAAGCTTTTGCAAATTGGTCAAGGGGCGCTCAACACGGTCGGTGAGATAGCGATTCAGTTAGGTTGTCGACGAGTGATGATAGTGTCTGACCCTGTTATGCAATCGTTAGGGAAAGTTGAGCGCTTACAGAAAATTATCCATGACGCAGGTGTAGAAACGGAAACATTCACAGACACCATTCCTGAGCCGACTGAGGCTTCGATTCTTCCCGCCGTAACTCAAGCTATTGATGGACATTACGATGGAGTAGTGGCACTTGGTGGGGGCAGCGTTATCGACAGTGCTAAGGCAATCGCATTGCTTGCTAAGTCACAGGGACGTATCCGTGACTACAGTGTACCTAATGTAGTGACTATGCCGATCATGCCATTGATCGCGATCCCCACAACTGCTGGAACAGGCTCAGAAGTGACCAAAGTCACCATCATTACCGATGAGTCAAATGACGAAAAGCTGCTTTGTATGGGGCCAGGATTAATTCCTGCTGCTGCAGTGATTGATTTTGAACTTACCATGACTGCCCCTGCGCGAATCACGGCCGATACCGGAATCGATGCTTTGACTCATGCCATAGAAGCCTATGTGAGTGGCAAAGCGGGGTTGTTTACTGATCAACAGGCGCTCAACGCAATGAAACTGATCGCGCCAAACCTACGAGAGGCGGTAAACAATCCGGCTAACCAACAAGCCAAAGAGCAAATGATGCTTGGCGCGACGCTCGCCGGTATCGCATTTTCAAATGCCTCGGTCGCACTCGTGCACGGGATGAGCCGACCTATTGGTGCGCATTTTCACGTCCCACATGGGATGAGTAACGCTATGTTGCTACCAACCGTAACGGAATACTCCATTCCAGCAGCAAAAGTGCGTTATGCCGAGTGTGCAAGAGCGATGGAGCTAGCCGATACAGCAATCAGTGATGACCAAGCGGTTGAACGTCTGCTCAAAGAGCTTAAACAGCTCAATGTTGATCTAGGTGTCCCATCAATGGCGGAGTTTGGTATTGACCACCAAACGTATTTGAACTGCCTTGAGACGATGGCGGAACAAGCATTGGCATCCGGCTCCCCGAATAACAACCCAAGAGTGCCAGACAAAACCGCCATGATTGCCTTGTACAAAGCGGCATGGTGA
- a CDS encoding CoA-acylating methylmalonate-semialdehyde dehydrogenase, which yields MISNFINNQYVRSQSERSQPVFDPATGKANNQVLLSSRSEVEDAIGVAQEAFSGWSATTPLNRSRVLFKFKALLEENRNELAEIISREHGKVFSDALGEITRGLEVVEFACGIPHLQKGEHSLNVGTGVDSHSQMMPLGVVAGISPFNFPVMVPMWMFPIALATGNTFILKPSEKNPSAPLFVAELLKQAGLPDGVFNVIQGDKEAVDTLLQDERIQAVSFVGSTPIAEYIYSEGAKYGKRVQALGGAKNHMVVMPDADVDGAVNALMGAAYGAAGERCMAISVAVAVGDEVGDALIGRLQDKLATLKVGAGYEQTIENDMGPLITNEHKHKVCGYIEQGVSEGATLVVDGREHELAKTSEGFFVGGSLFDHVSPEMTIYKEEIFGPVLCVLRVDSYEQALKLINDHEYGNGTAIFTADGDTARDFTANVQVGMVGVNVPIPVPMAFHSFGGWKRSLFGPLHMHGPDGVRFFTRMKAITTRWPTSSVKSNATPTSHAQAEFVMPTMK from the coding sequence ATGATCAGCAATTTTATCAACAATCAATATGTTAGAAGCCAGTCAGAAAGAAGTCAGCCAGTTTTTGACCCAGCAACCGGTAAAGCGAACAATCAAGTGCTGCTTTCTAGTCGTAGTGAAGTCGAGGACGCGATAGGTGTCGCTCAAGAGGCTTTCTCGGGTTGGTCTGCTACAACGCCGCTTAACCGATCGCGAGTTTTGTTTAAGTTTAAAGCGCTGCTTGAAGAGAATCGCAATGAACTGGCAGAAATTATCAGTCGTGAACATGGCAAGGTGTTCAGTGATGCCCTAGGGGAAATTACCCGTGGTTTAGAAGTCGTCGAGTTTGCTTGTGGTATTCCACATTTGCAAAAAGGTGAGCACAGCTTAAATGTGGGCACTGGCGTAGACTCACATTCGCAAATGATGCCACTGGGTGTGGTGGCTGGGATCTCACCGTTTAACTTTCCGGTGATGGTGCCTATGTGGATGTTCCCAATCGCGCTTGCAACAGGGAACACATTCATCTTGAAACCTTCCGAGAAAAATCCATCAGCGCCGCTGTTTGTCGCTGAGCTTCTTAAACAAGCAGGATTGCCTGATGGTGTATTCAATGTGATCCAAGGTGACAAAGAGGCGGTGGATACGCTGCTTCAAGATGAAAGAATTCAAGCGGTCAGCTTTGTTGGCTCAACTCCGATTGCTGAGTATATCTATTCGGAAGGCGCTAAATACGGTAAACGAGTTCAGGCTCTGGGCGGCGCCAAAAACCATATGGTTGTCATGCCTGATGCAGATGTCGATGGAGCTGTGAATGCACTGATGGGTGCCGCATACGGTGCAGCGGGTGAGCGTTGTATGGCAATTTCAGTTGCGGTTGCCGTCGGTGATGAGGTCGGTGATGCGCTTATCGGGCGTTTGCAAGATAAGCTTGCCACGTTAAAGGTTGGCGCTGGGTATGAGCAGACGATTGAAAATGACATGGGCCCACTGATCACCAATGAACATAAACACAAGGTCTGCGGTTATATAGAACAAGGGGTAAGTGAAGGCGCAACTTTGGTTGTTGATGGTCGCGAGCATGAACTGGCGAAAACCAGCGAAGGCTTCTTTGTTGGCGGTTCTCTGTTTGACCATGTGTCGCCAGAGATGACCATTTATAAAGAAGAGATTTTTGGCCCTGTACTTTGTGTGTTGCGAGTTGATAGCTACGAGCAAGCACTGAAATTAATTAATGACCACGAATATGGTAATGGCACCGCGATATTTACCGCAGACGGTGACACCGCAAGAGACTTTACTGCAAATGTTCAAGTGGGCATGGTTGGCGTCAATGTGCCTATCCCAGTGCCAATGGCGTTCCATAGTTTCGGTGGTTGGAAACGTTCGCTATTTGGCCCACTGCATATGCATGGGCCGGATGGAGTCCGTTTCTTTACGCGAATGAAGGCAATCACCACTCGCTGGCCGACTTCCAGTGTTAAATCGAACGCGACACCGACTTCACACGCGCAAGCAGAGTTTGTTATGCCGACGATGAAATGA
- a CDS encoding class I fructose-bisphosphate aldolase — translation MYLTNKVRMNRLFSNGRCLDVAIDHGVCNEPSFLDGLEDMSSVVGQLVKAKPDAIQMNAGQADLLQTVDGKDKPALVMRIDLGNPYNAERHRHMWALLQNAEQPLIQALQMDAACVVVNLFMLPDEPELFKQCVDNISKVKAECEKYGMPLMIEPLVMQPNTHGQAYMVDGDCEKIVTLVRMARELGADIIKADPTTHADDFHKVVEAARCPVLVRGGGREDIESVFAKARALLDQGALGMVYGRNIYQHPNPSRVVDALMAMIHNDASTEQAMNIYVGDK, via the coding sequence ATGTATTTAACCAATAAAGTGAGGATGAATCGCTTATTCAGCAATGGACGATGCCTCGATGTAGCGATAGATCATGGCGTGTGCAATGAGCCATCGTTTCTCGACGGATTAGAAGATATGTCTTCAGTGGTCGGTCAGCTCGTTAAAGCGAAGCCAGATGCCATTCAGATGAACGCAGGCCAAGCCGACTTACTGCAAACCGTCGATGGTAAAGACAAACCTGCATTGGTTATGCGTATTGATTTGGGTAACCCTTATAACGCTGAGCGTCATCGTCATATGTGGGCTTTGCTACAAAATGCTGAGCAGCCCTTGATTCAAGCTTTGCAAATGGACGCGGCGTGTGTGGTGGTTAACTTGTTTATGCTGCCCGACGAACCAGAGCTGTTTAAGCAATGCGTAGACAATATCAGCAAAGTAAAAGCAGAGTGTGAAAAGTATGGTATGCCATTGATGATAGAGCCTTTGGTCATGCAGCCAAATACACACGGTCAAGCTTACATGGTTGACGGTGACTGCGAAAAAATTGTCACGCTAGTGCGTATGGCCCGTGAGCTTGGCGCAGATATTATCAAAGCTGACCCAACTACACATGCTGATGACTTCCATAAAGTTGTCGAAGCGGCGCGTTGTCCAGTACTTGTACGCGGTGGCGGCAGGGAAGATATTGAATCAGTGTTTGCGAAAGCGAGAGCACTACTCGATCAAGGAGCCTTGGGCATGGTGTATGGCCGCAATATTTATCAGCACCCGAACCCAAGCCGAGTGGTAGATGCGTTGATGGCGATGATTCACAATGATGCCTCTACTGAGCAGGCGATGAATATCTACGTTGGCGATAAGTAA
- a CDS encoding glycerol-3-phosphate dehydrogenase/oxidase encodes MKNNKTGFDSLETTNEFDVVVIGGGINGISVFRELALQGVKVLMVEKDDFCSKASAAPSRMIHGGLRYLENGEFDLVKEALFERNRLLDNAPHLVAPLETTIPIYSTWSGMFDGLLKFLGLKDRPSQRGSVVIKLGLTLYDWFTKRDQLMPAHKMHSAKSTRQRWPLMGNQVRSSATYFDAWISSPERLAIELIQEGIEAGGIALNYSKVTQFNDGELRLNQRQSGNSVNVSTQHIVNATGAWVDFTNGLLQAPSQYMQGTKGSHIIVDNQQLVDQLDGNMLFYENSEGRVCILFPYFGKVLIGSTDIPVSDPESVKCTEEEIDYILLSLKGVLPELEISRSQIVYQFCGVRPLPSVNTSTTGQIPRSHAIKRDSIGKTKVYSLIGGKWTTFRAFGEEVADELLASLNIERRCSTKQKAIGGGANYPANESEQELYLYRLRESYPYRSMHQLSVWLKRYGTKCEELLRRLDSHCDQPLRSLPDYTVGEINYILQTEFVATTLDVILRRTSIAIEGKLNSQVFDELSELVATHFNWSETEKVADRENAQEVLFNLHGVVLDQPLSHSEAVTRTKIIENEQLVNGEEYVFNQ; translated from the coding sequence ATGAAAAATAATAAGACCGGATTTGACAGTTTAGAAACGACGAATGAGTTTGATGTCGTCGTGATTGGTGGCGGCATCAATGGGATTAGCGTGTTTAGGGAATTGGCATTGCAAGGTGTGAAAGTCTTGATGGTTGAGAAAGATGACTTTTGCTCCAAAGCCAGCGCTGCACCGTCGAGAATGATCCATGGGGGTTTACGTTACCTCGAAAATGGCGAGTTTGATTTAGTGAAAGAAGCGCTATTTGAACGCAATCGCCTTTTGGATAACGCTCCACATTTGGTTGCTCCGCTGGAAACAACGATACCAATTTACTCCACTTGGTCAGGAATGTTCGATGGATTGTTAAAGTTCTTAGGTTTGAAAGATCGCCCATCACAGCGGGGCTCAGTGGTGATTAAGCTTGGCTTGACGCTATATGATTGGTTTACCAAGCGCGATCAGCTTATGCCTGCTCATAAAATGCATTCTGCCAAATCAACGCGTCAGCGCTGGCCTTTAATGGGTAATCAAGTACGCAGTAGTGCGACCTATTTCGATGCTTGGATTAGCTCTCCAGAACGCTTGGCCATTGAGCTTATTCAAGAGGGCATTGAAGCGGGTGGAATCGCGCTCAACTATAGCAAAGTGACCCAGTTTAACGACGGTGAATTACGTCTTAACCAGAGACAGTCAGGTAATTCGGTCAATGTTAGTACTCAGCACATTGTCAATGCGACCGGTGCTTGGGTGGATTTCACCAATGGCTTGCTACAAGCACCTAGCCAATACATGCAGGGCACTAAGGGGTCACACATCATTGTCGACAACCAGCAGCTCGTCGATCAGCTAGATGGCAACATGCTGTTTTATGAGAACAGCGAAGGGCGAGTGTGCATTTTATTTCCATATTTTGGCAAGGTGCTCATCGGTTCAACGGACATTCCCGTCAGTGACCCCGAGTCCGTAAAGTGCACCGAGGAAGAGATTGACTACATACTACTTTCACTGAAAGGTGTGCTGCCGGAGTTAGAAATTAGCCGTTCGCAAATTGTTTATCAGTTTTGTGGCGTGCGTCCTTTGCCATCGGTCAACACTTCGACAACGGGGCAAATTCCTAGAAGTCATGCAATAAAACGAGACAGCATTGGTAAGACAAAAGTGTACTCGTTGATCGGGGGCAAATGGACAACCTTTAGGGCCTTTGGTGAAGAGGTGGCCGATGAGTTGTTGGCATCGCTCAACATCGAAAGAAGATGCAGTACCAAGCAAAAAGCGATTGGTGGCGGCGCTAATTATCCGGCCAACGAAAGCGAACAAGAGCTCTACCTGTACCGACTTAGAGAGAGCTACCCGTACCGCTCAATGCATCAACTTAGTGTCTGGTTGAAGCGTTATGGCACCAAGTGTGAAGAGCTATTACGTCGTTTGGACAGTCATTGTGATCAGCCCTTGCGCTCATTGCCAGACTACACCGTAGGCGAAATCAATTACATCTTACAAACCGAATTTGTCGCCACCACCTTAGATGTCATCTTACGTCGCACCTCGATTGCGATTGAAGGCAAGCTAAATAGCCAAGTATTTGATGAGCTTTCAGAACTGGTGGCAACTCATTTCAATTGGAGTGAGACAGAAAAAGTCGCCGATCGTGAAAACGCCCAAGAGGTGCTGTTTAATCTACACGGAGTCGTGCTGGATCAACCTCTAAGCCACAGTGAAGCGGTTACGCGAACAAAGATTATTGAAAACGAACAACTCGTAAATGGAGAAGAGTATGTATTTAACCAATAA